Proteins encoded in a region of the Leifsonia sp. PS1209 genome:
- a CDS encoding LysR family transcriptional regulator, giving the protein MDIAGLRLLVAVARTGSISSAAREAGVTQQAASMRLAALELDLGAALLVRSTRGAHPTETGALIVEWAADLLDATERFDASVASLRQATDDTLRIAASMTIAEHLAPRWLTALSTGGRGPRIELTAANSEAVLLAVRSSAATIGFIETPDVPTDLATMEFASDELVVVVGRTHPWARRPRGISAEELAGAPLVSRERGSGTRLALERALTGAGHPPVRPALELSSTSAIRATAAAGDHPAVLSILAVREQIAAGTLVKVPIRQLRITRPLTAVWRRSGSGVPASARPLLEVVHAIS; this is encoded by the coding sequence GTGGACATTGCAGGCCTGAGGCTGTTGGTGGCGGTCGCCCGGACGGGTAGCATCTCCTCTGCAGCCCGCGAAGCAGGCGTCACGCAACAGGCGGCGTCGATGCGGCTCGCGGCGCTGGAACTGGATCTGGGTGCTGCTCTGCTCGTTCGCAGCACTCGGGGCGCGCATCCGACCGAGACCGGCGCCCTCATCGTGGAGTGGGCCGCCGACCTCCTGGACGCCACGGAACGGTTCGACGCCTCCGTCGCCTCCCTGCGCCAGGCGACGGACGACACGCTGCGTATCGCCGCCAGCATGACGATCGCGGAGCATCTCGCGCCGCGCTGGCTCACGGCGCTGAGTACCGGCGGGCGGGGGCCGCGCATCGAGCTGACGGCCGCGAACAGCGAAGCGGTCCTCCTGGCCGTCCGCAGCTCGGCGGCGACGATCGGGTTCATCGAGACGCCGGATGTGCCCACCGATCTGGCGACTATGGAGTTCGCGTCGGATGAGCTGGTCGTGGTCGTCGGACGCACCCATCCGTGGGCGCGGCGGCCCCGCGGCATCTCAGCGGAGGAGCTCGCCGGCGCTCCCCTGGTCTCCCGCGAACGCGGCTCGGGCACCCGTCTCGCATTGGAGCGCGCCCTGACGGGCGCCGGTCATCCGCCGGTTCGGCCGGCGCTGGAGCTCTCCTCCACCAGTGCGATCCGCGCGACCGCTGCGGCAGGCGACCACCCTGCCGTGCTGAGCATCCTCGCTGTGCGCGAGCAGATCGCCGCCGGGACCCTCGTCAAAGTCCCGATCCGGCAGTTGCGCATCACCCGGCCGCTGACCGCGGTGTGGCGACGCAGCGGGTCGGGCGTGCCCGCGAGCGCACGTCCGCTGCTGGAGGTCGTGCACGCGATCTCGTGA
- a CDS encoding putative sulfate exporter family transporter — protein MEFSPVRTLPRRIAARGVEVAPGAGLTVLIALAATGVSRVVPAVGSALPALIIGIVGSMIRRPGGRFAPGIGFSGKFVLQLAVVLLGVQLSLSSALVVGVQSLPVMLSTLAVCLLAAWGAGRALRIPRRERTLIGVGTGICGASAIAAISPIIGAASSEIAYAVSTIFLFNAVAVLVFPLIGHALGMSTHAFGLFAGTAVNDTSSVVAAASLFATSALGFAVVVKLVRTLMIVPISITLALVEHRRTNAGAPLTARRLIGLIPWFLVGFLVVATANTLIAVPADVHEGLVTASVFLVAVALGGIGLSTDVGAIRRAGWRPLVLGAVLSTLVTVTSLGVLAITGQL, from the coding sequence ATGGAATTCTCTCCCGTCCGGACTCTGCCGAGAAGGATCGCTGCCCGGGGAGTCGAGGTCGCGCCCGGTGCCGGTCTGACCGTTCTGATCGCGCTGGCCGCTACTGGTGTCTCGCGCGTGGTGCCGGCGGTCGGCAGCGCCCTCCCGGCCCTCATCATCGGAATCGTGGGGAGCATGATTCGCCGGCCGGGCGGCCGATTCGCACCGGGCATCGGCTTTTCCGGAAAGTTCGTGCTTCAACTCGCGGTCGTCCTGCTCGGTGTCCAGCTCTCGTTGTCGAGCGCGCTCGTCGTGGGTGTGCAGTCCCTTCCCGTGATGCTCTCCACGCTGGCGGTGTGCCTCCTCGCCGCCTGGGGCGCCGGCCGGGCTCTACGCATTCCGCGCCGGGAACGCACCCTGATCGGTGTCGGGACCGGGATCTGCGGCGCGTCGGCGATCGCGGCGATCTCCCCCATCATCGGCGCCGCGAGTTCCGAGATTGCCTACGCGGTCTCGACGATCTTCCTGTTCAATGCGGTCGCCGTGCTGGTGTTCCCTCTCATCGGGCATGCGCTGGGGATGAGCACCCACGCATTCGGTCTGTTCGCGGGCACTGCGGTGAACGACACGAGCTCGGTGGTCGCCGCCGCGAGTCTGTTCGCGACCTCGGCGCTCGGATTCGCCGTCGTCGTCAAGCTCGTGCGCACGCTCATGATCGTCCCGATCAGCATCACGCTCGCCTTGGTCGAGCACCGGCGGACGAACGCCGGCGCTCCGCTGACCGCGCGGCGGTTGATCGGTCTCATCCCCTGGTTCCTCGTAGGATTCCTCGTCGTCGCCACAGCCAATACGCTCATCGCGGTTCCCGCCGACGTGCACGAAGGGCTCGTGACGGCGAGCGTGTTCCTGGTAGCGGTGGCGCTCGGGGGGATCGGCCTGTCCACCGATGTGGGGGCGATCCGTCGCGCCGGCTGGCGGCCGCTGGTGCTGGGCGCCGTGCTGTCGACGCTCGTCACCGTCACCAGCTTGGGAGTGCTCGCCATCACCGGGCAGCTCTGA
- a CDS encoding RES domain-containing protein: MSPVELNVSGDPGRVWRVGFEPDIWAWTPWRYATDDGLFNGRWDDQLGQFRTLYTSDTLLGCFLEMLAKLQPSTALEAELDDFEDDGSIAHHPEGGSGEVGHSWLNGRMYGDAEQTGRYCFITHSDSLATLKAHYRFDRHDIALVDVDSALLKDARDRVLTRSIAHWVYDLRGEDRTELVDGIEFRSRHGDEIRMWAMFERSDDEQRSSHIDPHSDPHRVTRETDELIEAFRRLGLRWIDD, encoded by the coding sequence ATGAGCCCGGTCGAGCTGAACGTCTCGGGCGACCCGGGACGGGTTTGGCGTGTCGGGTTCGAGCCGGACATATGGGCGTGGACGCCGTGGCGGTATGCGACAGACGACGGCCTGTTCAACGGGCGGTGGGACGATCAGCTCGGGCAATTCCGCACGCTCTACACCTCCGACACCCTGCTCGGATGTTTTCTGGAGATGCTTGCAAAGCTGCAGCCATCAACCGCTCTCGAGGCAGAACTGGACGACTTCGAGGACGACGGAAGTATCGCCCATCACCCTGAGGGCGGGAGTGGCGAGGTAGGCCATTCCTGGCTGAACGGCCGAATGTACGGGGACGCCGAACAGACCGGCCGGTACTGCTTCATCACGCACTCCGATAGCCTCGCCACACTCAAAGCCCATTACCGGTTCGACCGGCACGACATCGCACTCGTTGACGTCGACAGCGCGCTCCTGAAGGACGCCCGAGACCGGGTACTGACCCGGTCGATCGCGCACTGGGTCTACGACCTGCGCGGCGAGGACCGCACCGAACTCGTTGACGGCATCGAGTTCCGATCCCGCCACGGCGACGAGATCCGCATGTGGGCGATGTTCGAGCGCTCTGACGATGAGCAGCGCAGCAGCCACATCGACCCCCACAGCGACCCACACCGCGTCACGCGGGAGACCGATGAGCTAATCGAGGCGTTCCGACGCCTCGGCCTGCGCTGGATCGACGACTGA